The following coding sequences are from one Ammospiza caudacuta isolate bAmmCau1 chromosome 10, bAmmCau1.pri, whole genome shotgun sequence window:
- the LOC131561703 gene encoding lysyl oxidase homolog 1-like — translation MAAGLWRRGALWAALLLLAAGQEPWRQLIQWENNGRLYSLLNSGAEFVPAGQERPPGSRLWLAGTAGTAGTAGTAGSVRRQAPASGTVRGQARHPFGFGQVPPNWRDGALGDGGAGGTAATSGARAAGDSLGGGRVVVRLRLGGTAALRRRGGGGTAALCRRGGGTE, via the exons ATGGCGGCGGGGCTGTGGCGGCGCGGGGCGCTCTGGgccgcgctgctgctgctggcggcgGGGCAGGAGCCGTGGCGGCAGCTGATCCAGTGGGAGAACAACGGGCGGCTCTACAGCCTGCTCAACAGCGGCGCCGAGTTCGTGCCCGCCGGGCAGGAGCGGCCCCCGGGCAGCCGCCTGTGGCtggcggggacagcggggacagcggggacagcggggacagcgggtAGCGTCCGCCGCCAGGCGCCCGCCTCGGGGACAGTGCGGGGACAAGCGCGACATCCCTTCGGGTTCGGCCAGGTGCCGCCCAACTGGCGGGACGGAGCGCTGGGCGACGGCGGCGCGGGGGGGACAGCGGCGACAAGCGGCGCGCGGGCGGCAGGCGACAGCCTCGGGGGTGGCCGTGTCGTCGTTCGCCTTCGCCTCGGCGGGACAGCCGCCCTTCGTCGCCGCGGGGGTGGCGGGACAGCCGCCCTTTGTCGCCGCGGGGGTGGCACC GAGTAG
- the LOC131561764 gene encoding protein-lysine 6-oxidase-like: protein MGTGTGAAFPLQPRVLPEGFGEEPPPFGAAGVPLDRRYSHSLYHDGGAEAQTGTGSMENLGFGAQFPPHEAQPPFRAPESFGVAHPEPFIPEIPQAVPDSQARLSVGSVYRPSFGARGLPDLVPDPNYVQASTYVQRAHLYSLRCAAEERCLASTAYAAEATDYDVRVLLRFPQRVKNQGTADFLPSQPRHRWQWHSCHQHYHSMAEFSHYDLLDVTSGRRVAEGHKASFCLEDTTCDFGHLKRYACTAHTQGLSPGCYDTYNADIDCQWIDITDVPPGNYILKVQVNPKYLVLESDFTNNVVRCHIHYTGRFVSASNCRIAQS, encoded by the exons atggggacagggaccgggGCGGCGTTCCCGCTGCAGCCCCGCGTGCTTCCCGAGGGTTTCGGGGAGGAGCCGCCGCCGTTCGGAGCGGCGGGAGTGCCGCTGGATCGCCGCTACTCGCACAGCCTGTACCACGACGGCGGCGCCGAGGCGCAAACCGGGACGGGATCCATGgaaaatctgggatttggggcgcAGTTCCCGCCCCACGAGGCGCAGCCGCCGTTCCGGGCGCCCGAATCCTTTGGGGTCGCTCATCCCGAGCCCTTCATTCCCGAAATTCCTCAGGCCGTGCCCGACAGCCAAGCGCGGCTCAGCGTGGGCAGCGTCTACAGGCCCAGCTTTGGGGCCAGAG GGCTCCCGGACCTGGTCCCGGACCCCAACTACGTCCAGGCCTCCACGTACGTGCAGAGAGCTCACCTGTACTCACTGCGCTGCGCCGCCGAGGAGCGCTGCCTGGCCAG CACGGCGTACGCGGCCGAGGCCACCGACTACGACGTGCGGGTGCTGCTGCGCTTCCCGCAGCGCGTCAAGAACCAGGGCACGGCCGACttcctgcccagccagccccGCCACCgctggcagtggcacagctgccacca gCACTACCACAGCATGGCAGAGTTCAGCCACTATGACCTGCTGGACGTCACCTCAGGCCGCCGGGTGGCCGAGGGACACAAGGCCAGCTTCTGCCTGGAGGACACCACCTGCGACTTCGGCCACCTCAAGCGCTACGCCTGCACCGcccacacacag gggctcagcccaggctgTTATGACACCTACAACGCCGACATCGACTGCCAGTGGATCGACATCACCGACGTCCCCCCAGGGAACTACATCCTCAAG GTCCAGGTCAATCCCAAATATTTGGTGCTGGAGTCGGATTTCACCAACAACGTTGTGCGCTGCCACATCCACTACACCGGGCGCTTCGTGTCCGCCTCCAACTGCCGCATCGCCCA atcCTGA
- the ZP3 gene encoding zona pellucida sperm-binding protein 3 — translation MRSQIRLLLALLCAAPAAAAPPPWEPAWSDPNPNSWGWGDTEQPHSHSRWHSRAQIPVEVQCQEAQLVVTVHRDLFGTGRLVSAAELSLGPAACKHSRMDPSQKTVTFSAGLHECGSTVQVTPDSLIYRTLLSYDPSPGSNPAIVRSDPAVIPIECHYPRRDNVSSGSIRPTWSPFNSALASQEKLLFSLRLMNEDWSSERDLSAFRLGDVLNIQAEVGTHSHVPLRLFVDSCVATLGPGAGTEPHYAIIDFNGCLVDGRSDATSSAFVTPRPRQDVLRFQIDAFRFAGDPRSLIYITCHLKVTPAEQSPDAQNKACSFSKARNTWAPVEGTRDICSCCELGNCGRRPAETWNGHRYRRHDGDGATSEADVVIGPVLLSSAQRGQRPEGHQGAVAPLAVGTALACAVAGVAVAGAALAIGLRRRNSP, via the exons ATGCGCTCCCAAATCCGCCTCCTCCTGGCGCTGCTCTGCGCGGCCCCCGCGGCCGCGGCGCCTCCGCCCTGGGAGCCGGCATGGAGcgatcccaatcccaattcctggggctggggggacacggAGCAGCCGCATTCCCACTCGCGGTGGCATTCCCGGGCGCAGATCCCGGTGGAAGTGCAGTGCCAGGAGGCGCAGCTGGTGGTGACCGTGCACCGCGACCTGTTCGGCACCGGCCGCTTGGTCAGCGCCGCCGAGCTCAGCCTGGGCCCCGCCGCCTGCAAACATTCCCGCATGGATCCGTCCCAAAAAACCGTCACCTTCAGCGCCGGCCTGCACGAGTGCGGCAGCACCGTCCAG GTCACTCCGGATTCCCTGATTTACCGGACGCTCCTGAGCTACGATCCCAGCCCCGGCAGCAATCCCGCCATCGTGCGCAGCGACCCGGCCGTCATTCCCATCGAGTGCCACTACCCCAG GCGGGATAACGTCTCCAGCGGCTCCATCCGTCCCACCTGGTCTCCCTTCAACTCGGCTCTGGCCTCCCAGGAGAAGCTCCTGTTCTCCCTGCGCCTCATGAACG AGGACTGGAGCTCGGAGCGGGATCTCTCGGCGTTCCGCCTGGGGGACGTGCTGAACATCCAGGCCGAGGTGGGCACCCACAGCCACGTCCCGCTGCGGCTCTTCGTCGACTCCTGCGTGGCCACGCTGGGCCCCGGCGCGGGCACCGAGCCCCACTACGCCATCATCGACTTCAACGG ctgcctggtGGACGGGCGCTCTGATGCCACCAGCTCGGCCTTTGTCACCCCCCGGCCGCGGCAGGACGTGCTGCGCTTCCAGATCGACGCCTTCCGCTTCGCCGGCGACCCCCGCAGCCTG ATCTACATCACGTGTCACCTGAAGGTGACACCGGCCGAGCAGAGCCCGGACGCGCAGAACAAGGCCTGCTCCTTCAGCAAGGCGCGCAACAC ctgggcgCCCGtggaggggacaagggacatCTGCAGCTGCTGCGAGCTGGGCAACTGTGGCCGGAGGCCAGCGGAGACCTGGAACGGCCACCGCTACCGGAGACACGATGGGGAcg GTGCCACCTCTGAAGCTGATGTTGTCATCGGTCCCGTGCTGCTCTCAAGTGCCCAGCGTGGCCAGCGCCCCGAGGGCCACCAGG GCGCGGTGGCACCGCTGGCCGTGGGGACAGCGCTGGCCTGTGCGGTGGCCGGCGTGGCCGTGGCCGGAGCCGCGCTGGCCATTGGCCTCAGGCGCCGGAATTCCCCGTGA